Proteins encoded together in one Thermoanaerobaculia bacterium window:
- a CDS encoding aminodeoxychorismate/anthranilate synthase component II: MILVVDNYDSFTWNLVQAIAAFDPDVRVVRNDAFDPAEELARGPAGVVVSPGPGTPEKAGRSIETIRAAEERGIPILGVCLGHQAIAVAHGAVVDRAPVLMHGKTSRISHESAGIFRGLSRPFEATRYHSLAVREETLPPELEVVARSEDGIVMGLRHRSLPVWGVQFHPESILSVEGPKLIENFVRGAA; this comes from the coding sequence ATGATCCTCGTCGTGGACAACTACGACTCCTTCACCTGGAATCTCGTCCAGGCGATCGCCGCCTTCGATCCTGACGTCCGGGTGGTGAGAAACGACGCGTTCGACCCGGCGGAAGAGCTCGCGCGGGGGCCGGCGGGCGTCGTCGTCTCGCCGGGACCCGGAACGCCCGAGAAGGCGGGCCGATCGATCGAGACGATCCGGGCCGCGGAGGAGCGCGGGATCCCGATCCTCGGCGTCTGCCTCGGGCACCAGGCGATCGCGGTCGCGCACGGCGCCGTCGTCGATCGCGCGCCCGTCCTCATGCACGGCAAGACGTCGCGCATCTCCCACGAATCGGCCGGCATCTTCCGGGGACTCTCGCGCCCGTTCGAGGCCACGCGGTACCACTCGCTCGCGGTGCGCGAAGAGACGCTCCCGCCGGAGCTCGAAGTCGTCGCCCGGTCGGAGGACGGGATCGTGATGGGGCTTCGCCACCGATCCCTTCCGGTCTGGGGCGTGCAGTTCCATCCCGAATCGATCCTCTCCGTCGAAGGACCGAAGCTGATCGAGAACTTCGTGCGGGGCGCGGCGTGA
- the trpB gene encoding tryptophan synthase subunit beta encodes MAERAYFGAYGGTFAPETLMAPLVELAEAFDEARRDSGFRAELDGALRDYAGRPTALFFARRLSEDAGGARILFKREDLLHTGAHKINNAIGQGLLARRMGKTRLIAETGAGQHGVATATVAAWLGFESVVYMGSEDARRQAVNVARMRRLGADVRTVDAGSRTLKDAINEAMRDWSATSATSHYVLGSALGPHPYPTMVAWFHRAIGREARAQTLRRWKKLPKAVVACVGGGSNAIGIFQAFLRDRVRLVGVEAGGRGTALGDHAARFAGGKVGILHGTKTWVLQDREGQIAATHSVSAGLDYPAVGPQHAALRDARRVEYVSASDSEALDAFDRTTRLEGIVPALESAHAIAFARKLAPSLRKSDLILVNLSGRGDKDLPEVERIERGS; translated from the coding sequence ATGGCTGAGCGCGCGTACTTCGGCGCGTACGGCGGCACGTTCGCCCCCGAGACGCTCATGGCGCCCCTCGTCGAGCTCGCCGAAGCCTTCGACGAGGCGCGGCGGGATTCGGGATTCCGCGCGGAGCTGGACGGCGCGCTCCGGGACTACGCCGGACGCCCGACGGCCCTTTTCTTCGCGCGCCGGCTCTCGGAGGACGCGGGAGGGGCGCGAATCCTCTTCAAGCGCGAGGATCTCCTGCACACCGGAGCCCACAAGATCAACAACGCGATCGGCCAGGGGCTGCTGGCGCGCCGGATGGGGAAGACGCGTCTCATCGCCGAGACGGGAGCGGGGCAGCACGGCGTCGCGACGGCGACCGTCGCGGCGTGGCTCGGGTTCGAGAGCGTCGTGTACATGGGATCGGAGGATGCGCGGCGCCAGGCGGTCAACGTCGCGCGAATGCGGCGGCTGGGAGCGGACGTCCGGACCGTCGATGCCGGATCGCGGACGCTGAAGGACGCGATCAACGAGGCGATGCGGGACTGGTCGGCGACCTCCGCGACGTCGCACTACGTCCTCGGCTCGGCTCTCGGCCCGCATCCGTATCCCACGATGGTCGCCTGGTTCCACCGGGCGATCGGCCGCGAGGCGCGAGCCCAGACCCTGCGCCGGTGGAAGAAGCTCCCGAAGGCGGTCGTCGCGTGCGTCGGCGGCGGGTCGAACGCGATCGGGATCTTCCAGGCTTTCCTGCGGGACCGCGTTCGCCTCGTCGGCGTCGAGGCGGGGGGGCGCGGGACCGCGCTCGGCGACCACGCCGCCCGGTTCGCGGGCGGGAAGGTCGGGATCCTCCACGGAACGAAGACCTGGGTCCTCCAGGATCGGGAAGGGCAGATCGCGGCGACCCATTCCGTCTCCGCGGGACTCGACTATCCCGCCGTCGGCCCGCAGCATGCGGCGCTGCGCGACGCGCGGCGCGTCGAATACGTGTCGGCCTCGGACTCGGAGGCGCTCGACGCGTTCGACCGGACGACGCGGCTGGAGGGGATCGTCCCCGCGCTCGAGTCCGCGCACGCGATCGCGTTCGCGCGGAAGCTCGCGCCCTCGCTTCGAAAGAGCGATCTGATCCTCGTCAATCTCTCCGGGAGGGGGGACAAGGACCTGCCGGAGGTCGAGCGGATCGAGAGGGGATCGTGA
- a CDS encoding N-(5'-phosphoribosyl)anthranilate isomerase codes for MTRIKICGLTRSEDVALCVALGADYLGFNFSPRSPRRAAVEDGPKLLAASEGRPRVGVFVEEGPEAVRRAIDALDLDFLQFHRPLRDDDFAFGLPVIAVERVFGRIPAPRTPFARCHAVLYDTGHPALDGGTGMTFDSNGLAARDRGIPVGLAGGLRPENVAEAIRAARPFLVDVASGVESSPGVKDPSRLRAFFAAVRRADG; via the coding sequence GTGACGCGCATCAAGATCTGCGGACTCACCCGGAGCGAGGACGTCGCGCTCTGCGTCGCGCTCGGGGCGGATTACCTGGGGTTCAACTTCTCGCCGCGAAGCCCGCGTCGCGCGGCGGTCGAGGACGGGCCGAAGCTCCTCGCCGCGTCGGAGGGGCGCCCCCGGGTCGGGGTCTTCGTGGAGGAAGGCCCCGAAGCGGTTCGGCGCGCGATCGACGCGCTGGACCTCGACTTCCTGCAGTTCCATCGGCCGCTCCGGGACGACGACTTCGCCTTCGGTCTCCCGGTGATCGCGGTCGAGCGCGTGTTCGGCCGGATCCCGGCCCCGCGGACGCCTTTCGCGCGCTGCCACGCCGTTCTCTACGACACGGGTCACCCGGCGCTCGACGGCGGGACGGGCATGACGTTCGACTCGAACGGGCTCGCCGCGCGGGACCGCGGGATCCCCGTCGGTCTCGCGGGCGGGCTTCGTCCGGAGAACGTCGCCGAAGCGATCCGGGCGGCTCGTCCGTTCCTCGTCGACGTCGCGAGCGGAGTGGAGTCGTCGCCGGGGGTGAAGGATCCGTCCCGGCTCCGCGCGTTCTTCGCGGCCGTCCGGAGGGCGGATGGCTGA
- a CDS encoding chorismate-binding protein — MIRVATRSISADTTTPVAVMRKLLAGGDEAFLLESVEGGAHLARWSFLGVAPRARCSSIGGRVRREEDGRSAWLDEPFLDAVQGMAVDPGYERGEGAPPFAAGAVGYLAYDAVRLFERVPSRHPPSTAMPEALFLLFDSTIAFDHARGVMVLQTAVRDGKDGAAEGRLADLERRVAAPDPPRPKGSPAAPPAFSESGSRDGFLSAVAAAKEAIAAGEVYQIQISRRWTSPLGLDAFEVYRALRRINPSPYHFFLRTREGDVLGASPEMLVRVRGGAIETRPIAGTYPRGATAAEDRALEERFLADPKERAEHVMLVDLARNDLGRVCETGSVSVPEFFTVEKYSHVQHLVSSVTGRLLPGVSALRALAASFPAGTLTGAPKIRAMELIDELEPWRRGIYGGAVGYLDLSGDLDSAIAIRTMVVENGVARVQAAAGIVADSDPEREARETEIKSGALFRAAEAAGRP; from the coding sequence GTGATCCGGGTCGCGACCCGATCGATCTCCGCGGACACGACGACCCCCGTCGCCGTGATGCGGAAGCTCCTCGCGGGCGGGGACGAGGCGTTCCTGCTCGAAAGCGTCGAGGGGGGCGCGCACCTCGCGCGCTGGTCGTTCCTCGGCGTCGCGCCGCGTGCCCGGTGCTCTTCGATCGGGGGAAGGGTGCGGCGGGAGGAAGACGGGCGCTCCGCGTGGCTCGACGAGCCTTTTCTCGACGCCGTCCAGGGGATGGCGGTCGATCCCGGATACGAGCGCGGGGAAGGCGCCCCGCCGTTCGCCGCGGGCGCGGTCGGCTACCTCGCCTACGACGCCGTACGGCTCTTCGAGAGGGTCCCGTCGCGGCACCCGCCGTCGACGGCGATGCCCGAGGCCCTCTTCCTCCTCTTCGATTCGACGATCGCCTTCGATCATGCCCGCGGCGTCATGGTCCTGCAGACCGCCGTCCGCGACGGGAAAGACGGTGCGGCGGAAGGGCGTCTCGCGGACCTCGAGCGCCGGGTCGCCGCTCCCGATCCTCCGCGTCCGAAAGGGAGTCCCGCCGCACCGCCGGCGTTCTCGGAAAGCGGCTCGCGCGACGGCTTTCTCTCCGCCGTGGCCGCGGCGAAGGAGGCGATCGCGGCCGGCGAGGTCTACCAGATCCAGATCTCGCGGCGCTGGACGTCGCCCCTCGGACTCGACGCCTTCGAGGTCTATCGCGCGCTCCGCCGGATCAACCCGTCGCCGTACCACTTCTTCCTCCGGACGCGGGAAGGGGACGTGCTCGGAGCGTCGCCGGAGATGCTCGTGCGCGTCCGCGGCGGCGCGATCGAAACGCGGCCGATCGCGGGCACCTACCCGCGCGGCGCCACGGCCGCCGAGGACCGCGCGCTCGAGGAGCGTTTCCTGGCCGACCCGAAGGAGCGCGCGGAGCACGTGATGCTCGTCGATCTCGCCCGCAACGACCTCGGGCGCGTCTGCGAGACGGGCTCCGTATCGGTCCCGGAGTTCTTCACCGTGGAAAAATACTCGCACGTGCAGCACCTCGTCTCCTCGGTCACGGGGCGCCTCCTCCCGGGGGTCTCCGCGCTCCGCGCGCTGGCGGCGTCCTTTCCGGCGGGCACCCTCACGGGAGCGCCGAAGATCCGCGCGATGGAGCTGATCGACGAGCTCGAGCCGTGGCGGCGCGGGATCTACGGGGGGGCCGTCGGCTATCTCGACCTCTCCGGAGACCTCGATTCGGCGATCGCGATCCGGACGATGGTCGTCGAGAACGGGGTCGCGCGCGTCCAGGCGGCGGCGGGAATCGTCGCCGACTCGGATCCCGAGCGGGAAGCCCGGGAAACGGAGATCAAGTCGGGCGCCCTCTTCCGGGCGGCCGAAGCGGCGGGCCGGCCATGA
- the trpD gene encoding anthranilate phosphoribosyltransferase gives MSVAEALRRLADRRPISAAEARDAFFELMEGRATESQKGALLLGLASRGETPEELAGAVGAVREKMRRVEARRRPLLDTCGTGGHGRRTVNVSTAAAFACAGAGTAVAKHGNRSATRCGSADVLEALGVPIDKSPGDAGAELDRTGFTFLFAPAFHPAMREVAPARRELGVRTIFNLIGPLANPAGATRQLIGVSRFDVARLLAEALAMLGTERAIVFHSENGLDELTPGVAAIGFEVRPGRAISWRFDAGVLAQRPVTVEELSGGGAAENAEVLRRVLAGARGPVRETVLLNAAMALWIAESAPTLHEAYDLAASSIDSGRAASILEGARSSGGAA, from the coding sequence GTGAGCGTCGCCGAGGCCCTCCGCCGGCTCGCCGACCGACGTCCGATCTCGGCGGCCGAGGCGCGCGACGCGTTCTTCGAACTGATGGAAGGGCGGGCGACCGAATCGCAGAAGGGCGCCCTGCTCCTCGGTCTCGCCTCGCGCGGCGAGACGCCGGAGGAGCTCGCCGGCGCGGTCGGAGCGGTGCGGGAGAAGATGCGGCGCGTCGAGGCGCGGCGGCGCCCCCTCCTCGATACGTGCGGGACGGGAGGGCACGGCCGAAGAACGGTCAACGTGTCGACGGCGGCCGCCTTCGCGTGCGCCGGCGCGGGAACCGCCGTCGCCAAGCACGGCAATCGCTCGGCGACCCGCTGCGGCTCCGCGGACGTCCTCGAGGCGCTCGGGGTCCCGATCGACAAGTCCCCCGGGGACGCGGGCGCGGAGCTCGACCGGACCGGCTTCACTTTCCTGTTCGCGCCGGCGTTCCATCCCGCCATGCGCGAGGTCGCTCCGGCCCGGCGGGAGCTCGGCGTGCGGACCATCTTCAACCTGATCGGTCCTCTCGCCAATCCCGCGGGCGCGACGCGGCAACTGATCGGCGTGAGCCGCTTCGACGTCGCCCGCCTCCTCGCGGAGGCGCTGGCGATGCTCGGCACGGAACGGGCGATCGTCTTCCATTCGGAAAACGGCCTCGACGAGCTCACCCCGGGGGTCGCCGCGATCGGCTTCGAGGTGCGGCCGGGACGGGCGATCTCGTGGCGGTTCGATGCCGGCGTCCTCGCGCAGCGGCCGGTGACGGTCGAGGAGCTCTCCGGCGGGGGGGCGGCGGAGAACGCGGAGGTCCTCCGGCGGGTGCTCGCGGGCGCGCGCGGCCCCGTCCGGGAAACCGTGCTCCTGAACGCCGCGATGGCTCTCTGGATCGCCGAGTCGGCGCCGACGCTGCACGAGGCCTACGATCTGGCGGCGTCCTCGATCGACTCGGGCCGGGCCGCGTCGATTCTCGAGGGGGCGCGGTCCTCCGGAGGAGCCGCGTGA
- a CDS encoding indole-3-glycerol-phosphate synthase gives MSGILGEIAASVRSRLAAGAYRPAEGRGPGPNGSRFAASLREPGTRVIAELKQRSPSAGEICPHLDRKVETLALAYRRGHAAAISVVTEPEFFGGKAEWIARAKRMSGLPVLMKDFVLAEEQLDFAASSGADAVLLIAALLDGPALARLRSAAEARGLAALVEVHDAGEIARAAAAGASIVGVNARDLRSFEVDREGAAELAAAIPAGVLRVAESGIRTREDVERLSAAGFTAFLVGETLLRSEDPEETLRSLRGTA, from the coding sequence GTGAGCGGGATCCTCGGGGAGATCGCGGCGTCCGTCCGCTCCCGGCTCGCGGCGGGCGCCTACCGGCCCGCGGAAGGCCGCGGCCCCGGCCCGAACGGCAGCCGGTTCGCGGCCTCTCTCCGGGAACCGGGAACGCGCGTGATCGCCGAGCTCAAGCAACGCTCGCCGTCGGCCGGGGAGATCTGCCCGCACCTCGACCGGAAGGTCGAGACGCTCGCCCTCGCCTATCGGCGCGGCCACGCCGCCGCGATCTCGGTCGTCACGGAACCGGAGTTCTTCGGAGGGAAAGCCGAGTGGATCGCGAGAGCGAAGCGGATGTCCGGCCTTCCCGTGCTGATGAAGGACTTCGTCCTGGCCGAGGAGCAGCTCGATTTCGCGGCGTCGTCGGGCGCGGACGCGGTGCTCCTCATCGCGGCGCTCCTCGACGGCCCGGCGCTCGCGCGGCTTCGTTCCGCGGCGGAAGCGCGGGGTCTCGCGGCCCTCGTCGAGGTCCACGACGCCGGCGAAATCGCGCGCGCCGCCGCCGCCGGCGCGTCGATCGTCGGGGTGAACGCCCGGGACCTCCGCTCCTTCGAGGTCGATCGGGAAGGCGCCGCAGAGCTCGCGGCGGCGATCCCGGCCGGCGTCCTGCGCGTGGCGGAGAGCGGAATCCGGACGCGGGAGGACGTCGAGCGCCTCTCGGCCGCCGGGTTCACCGCGTTTCTCGTCGGCGAGACGCTTCTTCGCTCCGAGGATCCGGAGGAAACGCTTCGCTCGCTCCGGGGGACGGCGTGA
- a CDS encoding type I 3-dehydroquinate dehydratase, whose amino-acid sequence MDRTLPIPATIATLAPASFEDARRLAALVPPEANAIEWRLDLAPGRISPRALLDLDPRCAIVTYRTVREGGRFAGSADEYRRSVVSAYEAGAVVDVELESGLLGDAGFLPDRSRVIGSRHGPSLSEGRLRACVAHDVAAVKLVLTDPDTVAEAIGCVERARRLSRERPVACFATGTRGAVTRVLAPRFGSALTYGTVDGSDATGAGQISLGELRAVYRAGETAPPERLFAVYGGDVSGSLSPRIHNELFRRRGLPWLYVPLTASRRGAARESPIAGDLIALDGLSRNLHGVSVTNPFKGDFAGVAEPDADTSRIGAANTLVRRKPECLDLSAHNTDLRAAREALGRLGGARVMVVGTGGAARAALAAASSLGRAAAVAGRDRTKTTLLAAEFEADAVDMSELASKDADVWVNATPLGSGDDDPMPVPVGVLRPGAAVVDFVYRRDGETALARETRARGAALVDGLELLARQAAGQAALFGVPDATFEEIDAILRGDS is encoded by the coding sequence TTGGATCGGACTCTTCCCATCCCGGCGACGATCGCGACGCTGGCTCCCGCGAGCTTCGAGGACGCGCGCCGGCTCGCGGCTCTCGTTCCGCCGGAGGCGAACGCGATCGAGTGGCGCCTCGACCTCGCTCCGGGACGGATCTCCCCGCGCGCTCTCCTGGATCTCGATCCGCGATGCGCGATCGTGACGTATCGGACCGTGCGGGAGGGAGGCCGATTCGCCGGAAGCGCCGACGAATACCGCCGTTCCGTCGTCTCCGCCTACGAAGCGGGCGCCGTCGTCGACGTGGAGCTCGAGAGTGGCCTCCTCGGCGACGCGGGGTTCCTTCCGGACCGGAGCCGCGTCATCGGCTCGCGCCACGGCCCGTCTCTCTCCGAAGGGCGGCTCCGGGCGTGCGTCGCGCACGACGTGGCGGCCGTGAAGCTCGTCTTGACGGACCCCGACACCGTGGCCGAGGCGATCGGGTGCGTCGAGCGCGCCCGCCGGCTCTCCCGCGAGAGACCGGTCGCCTGCTTCGCGACGGGGACCCGCGGCGCCGTGACCCGGGTGCTCGCGCCCCGGTTCGGAAGCGCTCTCACGTACGGCACCGTCGACGGCAGCGACGCGACCGGCGCCGGCCAGATCTCCCTGGGGGAGCTTCGCGCGGTGTATCGCGCGGGGGAAACGGCTCCGCCGGAGAGGCTCTTCGCGGTCTACGGGGGCGACGTCTCGGGTTCCCTTTCTCCCCGGATCCACAACGAGCTGTTTCGGCGGCGGGGACTCCCGTGGCTCTACGTTCCCCTGACGGCGTCCCGGCGGGGCGCGGCGCGGGAGAGCCCGATCGCCGGGGACCTCATCGCGCTCGACGGGCTCTCGAGGAACCTCCACGGCGTTTCGGTGACGAATCCGTTCAAGGGCGACTTCGCCGGCGTCGCCGAGCCCGACGCGGACACGTCGCGGATCGGGGCGGCGAACACGCTCGTCCGACGCAAGCCCGAGTGCCTCGATCTCTCGGCGCACAACACGGACCTTCGGGCGGCGCGCGAGGCCCTCGGGCGACTCGGGGGAGCGCGCGTGATGGTCGTCGGAACGGGGGGAGCGGCGCGGGCGGCGCTCGCCGCGGCGTCGTCGCTCGGCCGTGCGGCCGCGGTGGCCGGGCGCGATCGCACGAAAACCACGCTCCTCGCCGCGGAGTTCGAAGCCGACGCCGTCGACATGAGCGAGCTCGCCTCGAAAGACGCGGACGTCTGGGTGAACGCGACGCCGCTCGGGTCCGGAGACGACGACCCGATGCCCGTGCCCGTCGGGGTTCTCCGTCCGGGAGCCGCGGTCGTCGATTTCGTTTACCGGCGCGACGGCGAAACGGCGCTCGCCCGCGAGACGCGGGCTCGCGGCGCCGCCCTCGTGGACGGACTCGAGCTCCTGGCCCGCCAGGCCGCCGGCCAGGCGGCGCTCTTCGGCGTCCCGGACGCGACGTTCGAGGAGATCGACGCGATCCTGCGAGGCGATTCGTGA